In Vibrio marisflavi CECT 7928, the following are encoded in one genomic region:
- a CDS encoding sigma-54-dependent transcriptional regulator, translating to MMSENTQEILLIEPQKNQGKLYQKTLRQAGYHCQWFSSYSQAIASEDTWPSLLLCAITDWNESLVEHFAQLRVQYPDARLVILIHFSNSELAAKAMCLGAEDFFLSPMDPELLLQHVHGLTGLSVLNDVIAEDWQSRRTLQLAKRVARTQATVLISGESGTGKEVLAQFIHRHSPRREAPFVAVNCAAIPTSMLESILFGHEKGAYTGAVNSRVGKFEQADGGTLFLDEIGELPVELQAKLLRVLQEREVERLGSRHVKSLDLRVIAATNQDLKQKVSLGEFREDLFYRLDVFPLSWVPLRVRRDDILPLAKFFIDRYREELGFQCKVQITEQARSRLKNYSWPGNVRELENVIHRTLILCNGEVINAKDLLLADEDCYEPMIGTTDPFNPDIPTKECKETPPTAGISNEFQPVIDALQRFNGHRTKAAADLGVTTRALRYRLAKMKEQGIDINSVLSASIVS from the coding sequence ATGATGTCTGAAAACACTCAGGAAATCTTGTTAATTGAGCCACAGAAAAATCAGGGGAAACTGTATCAAAAAACCTTGCGTCAAGCTGGGTATCATTGCCAATGGTTTAGCTCATATTCGCAAGCCATCGCCAGTGAGGATACCTGGCCAAGTTTACTTCTTTGTGCCATAACGGATTGGAATGAATCACTCGTTGAGCACTTTGCTCAACTACGCGTACAATATCCTGATGCACGCCTAGTAATTTTGATTCATTTCTCCAATTCCGAACTTGCGGCTAAAGCTATGTGTTTAGGTGCCGAGGATTTTTTCCTATCTCCTATGGATCCAGAACTTTTATTACAACATGTTCATGGGTTGACGGGGCTTTCAGTCTTAAACGACGTAATTGCAGAGGATTGGCAAAGTCGTCGAACACTTCAATTAGCTAAAAGAGTTGCCCGCACACAGGCGACCGTTTTGATCTCCGGAGAGAGTGGTACTGGTAAAGAAGTCTTAGCACAATTTATTCATCGTCACTCTCCTAGACGTGAAGCTCCTTTTGTTGCAGTCAATTGTGCTGCTATTCCAACCAGCATGCTGGAATCAATTCTGTTTGGACATGAGAAGGGTGCGTATACAGGGGCGGTTAATAGCCGCGTTGGTAAATTTGAGCAGGCTGACGGGGGTACGTTGTTTCTTGATGAAATCGGTGAGTTACCTGTAGAGCTACAAGCGAAGTTGTTGCGTGTTCTACAAGAGAGGGAAGTGGAGCGCTTGGGCTCTAGGCATGTGAAGTCGCTGGATCTTCGAGTTATCGCGGCAACCAATCAGGATTTAAAACAGAAAGTTTCGCTCGGTGAGTTTAGAGAAGATTTATTCTATCGCCTTGATGTCTTTCCTCTTAGCTGGGTACCACTGCGAGTTCGTCGAGATGATATTTTGCCTCTAGCGAAGTTCTTTATAGACCGCTATCGCGAAGAGTTGGGTTTTCAGTGCAAAGTCCAGATTACAGAACAAGCGAGAAGCCGTCTCAAGAATTACTCGTGGCCAGGTAATGTACGTGAGCTTGAAAACGTTATTCATCGTACTCTTATTTTATGTAATGGCGAGGTGATAAATGCAAAAGACTTGCTCCTTGCAGATGAAGATTGTTATGAACCCATGATTGGCACTACTGATCCATTTAACCCGGATATTCCTACTAAAGAGTGTAAAGAAACTCCTCCCACTGCTGGAATTTCAAACGAGTTTCAGCCAGTAATTGATGCACTCCAGAGGTTTAACGGCCATAGAACCAAAGCGGCCGCGGATCTTGGTGTGACCACACGCGCTTTACGCTACCGATTAGCGAAGATGAAAGAGCAAGGTATAGATATTAATAGTGTATTGTCGGCTTCTATCGTTTCTTAG
- a CDS encoding OmpA family protein, translated as MFKSFLTLCFTLFVSSTYARVIVPSLDSIHWQFRGSVFRCQLSMNYPNLGTIYFQREAGNRLTLNVHSVFVHFPSLVSYSQTASPWQELKTYPSQSVEGYSAHKMGDIQLQRQAPVNILNGMVSSKWYQINFKQNSGNLVFDLAPVNFQSAENQFARCVAGLLPKGFQELKKTTYYFSSGSSTLSDAKKSLIGDIGLYVNADPSVIAVLVDGYSDAKGNRLENLRLSRIRAEHVEESLLLAGIRPSLLQVRAHGVRALIGNPESSLNRRVVVRLVKKPAGGKDDV; from the coding sequence ATGTTTAAATCTTTTCTGACATTATGTTTTACGCTATTTGTAAGTAGTACTTATGCTAGGGTGATAGTGCCTTCACTAGATTCGATTCACTGGCAATTTAGAGGCTCTGTTTTTCGCTGTCAATTGTCGATGAACTACCCCAATCTGGGCACTATTTATTTTCAACGTGAAGCGGGGAATAGGCTAACGCTTAACGTTCACTCAGTTTTTGTACATTTTCCAAGCTTGGTTTCCTATTCTCAAACTGCATCTCCGTGGCAAGAGCTTAAGACATACCCATCGCAGAGTGTTGAGGGATATAGTGCTCATAAAATGGGTGACATACAGCTGCAGCGTCAAGCCCCAGTAAATATTTTAAATGGGATGGTGAGTAGCAAGTGGTACCAGATTAATTTCAAGCAAAACTCCGGCAACCTTGTCTTCGATTTGGCTCCGGTTAATTTTCAATCTGCAGAAAATCAATTCGCTAGATGTGTCGCAGGCTTGTTGCCGAAAGGATTTCAAGAGCTTAAGAAAACGACCTATTACTTTTCTTCCGGCTCCAGTACTTTGAGCGATGCTAAAAAGTCACTGATTGGTGATATTGGCCTCTATGTGAATGCTGATCCTAGTGTTATTGCTGTCCTTGTGGATGGTTATAGCGACGCTAAAGGGAATCGATTAGAAAATTTACGCCTATCACGTATTCGCGCTGAGCACGTGGAAGAGTCGTTGTTGCTAGCGGGCATTCGACCTTCTTTACTCCAAGTTAGAGCTCACGGTGTGCGAGCCTTAATCGGAAATCCGGAATCATCTCTTAATCGTCGGGTTGTTGTACGCCTAGTGAAAAAACCTGCAGGGGGAAAAGATGATGTCTGA
- the flhA gene encoding flagellar biosynthesis protein FlhA, whose amino-acid sequence MKEKLITTFSSIQQRKLGIPIFVLMVLAMVILPIPTWMLDVLFTFNITLSLIVLLVAAYALKPLDFSIFPTVLLITTLLRLSLNIASTRVVLLHGHTGSEAAGQVIHAFGQVVIGGNYVVGIVVFAILMIINFIVVTNGSGRISEVTARFTLDAMPGKQMAIDADLNSGVIDQIEAKRRRAEVAKEADFYGSMDGSSKFVKGDAIAALLILLINLIGGTVIGMMQYDMGFANAFETFSLLSIGDGLVAQIPALLLSVSAAIMVTRISDANDIGGQISLQLFGNPRVPMMVAILLIVIGLVPSMPHLAFVGFGLLIASIAYLIKRSLPDLAQLELDEQQEKTVQEMEVESHRELNWHDIPIMESLSLELGYRLVPLVDANQGGELMSRIKGIRKTLSQRYGFLLPTVRVRDNLNLSPEQYRIKLRGVDMAGGVVEPDKMMALNPGEVFGELEGKVVKDPAYGLNAYWIDPVKQEVATAFGYSLIDPASVITTHMRKVMIENLAELLHYDEVQQMVNQLSKISDSLQKELVPEKLSIGQVQKVFRLLLREDIPLTDLLSIATTLNDSADMTKDPVLLSSEVRKTLGRFLVYHLVGSEPELTVATLSADLEKLLMQAYNQAFQAGNISPENIVLEPSVSEQLQQHLPLAVDQLQQSPHTPILLVAPQLRPLMSRICRIVSKELKVIAFSEVPEDKRVNIVVNVG is encoded by the coding sequence ATGAAAGAAAAACTGATCACAACCTTCTCATCCATACAGCAACGGAAATTAGGCATTCCTATTTTTGTTTTGATGGTCTTAGCCATGGTGATACTCCCGATCCCTACATGGATGCTTGATGTTCTTTTCACCTTTAATATCACTCTATCGTTAATTGTGTTGTTGGTTGCTGCGTATGCGTTAAAGCCATTGGATTTTTCGATATTTCCAACAGTCCTACTGATCACGACTTTACTGCGCCTTAGCCTAAACATTGCATCGACTCGTGTTGTTCTGCTTCACGGTCATACGGGTAGTGAAGCGGCAGGGCAGGTGATTCATGCCTTTGGTCAGGTTGTGATTGGTGGTAACTATGTTGTCGGCATTGTGGTTTTCGCAATTTTAATGATAATCAACTTTATTGTTGTCACTAATGGTAGTGGTCGGATATCGGAGGTAACGGCTCGCTTTACTTTGGATGCAATGCCAGGTAAGCAGATGGCTATCGATGCAGATCTAAACTCAGGTGTTATAGATCAAATTGAAGCAAAGAGGCGTCGTGCCGAGGTGGCAAAAGAGGCAGATTTTTACGGCTCAATGGATGGTTCGTCTAAGTTTGTAAAAGGCGACGCCATTGCAGCTTTGTTGATTCTACTTATTAACCTGATTGGTGGTACTGTGATCGGCATGATGCAGTACGATATGGGGTTCGCCAATGCGTTTGAAACCTTTTCACTACTTTCTATCGGTGACGGCTTAGTTGCTCAAATTCCAGCACTGCTCCTCTCAGTCTCTGCTGCCATTATGGTAACACGCATCTCTGATGCGAATGATATCGGAGGACAGATTAGTCTGCAGCTATTTGGAAACCCTCGTGTTCCTATGATGGTTGCTATCTTACTTATCGTTATCGGCCTTGTGCCTTCAATGCCACATCTTGCTTTTGTGGGGTTTGGATTGTTGATTGCAAGTATCGCTTATTTAATCAAGCGCAGTTTGCCCGATTTAGCCCAGCTGGAATTGGATGAACAGCAAGAGAAAACTGTCCAGGAAATGGAAGTTGAGTCACATCGAGAACTCAATTGGCATGATATTCCAATTATGGAAAGTCTCTCTTTAGAGCTAGGCTATAGATTGGTGCCTTTAGTGGATGCGAATCAGGGGGGGGAATTAATGTCCCGCATTAAAGGTATTCGTAAGACGCTTTCTCAGCGATATGGTTTTTTATTACCTACAGTTAGGGTGCGAGATAACCTGAACCTCTCACCAGAACAATATAGGATTAAACTTCGTGGTGTCGATATGGCTGGAGGTGTTGTCGAACCTGACAAAATGATGGCGCTTAACCCTGGAGAGGTATTTGGTGAGCTAGAAGGCAAAGTGGTAAAAGATCCAGCTTATGGTCTTAATGCTTATTGGATCGACCCGGTAAAACAGGAAGTTGCGACCGCTTTCGGCTATAGCCTAATTGACCCTGCTTCTGTTATTACCACCCATATGCGAAAAGTGATGATCGAAAACCTTGCCGAACTTCTTCACTATGATGAGGTTCAGCAGATGGTCAATCAGCTGAGCAAGATCTCCGACAGTTTGCAAAAAGAGCTGGTACCAGAAAAACTCAGCATCGGGCAGGTACAGAAGGTATTTCGTTTGCTTCTACGAGAAGATATCCCACTTACTGATTTACTGAGTATTGCGACTACGTTGAACGACTCCGCTGATATGACCAAAGATCCGGTACTTCTAAGCAGTGAGGTGCGAAAAACACTCGGACGGTTTTTGGTATATCATCTGGTGGGAAGTGAGCCAGAACTGACAGTTGCAACTTTGTCGGCTGACTTAGAAAAGTTATTGATGCAAGCTTATAATCAAGCATTTCAAGCTGGGAATATTTCGCCAGAAAATATTGTTCTTGAACCCAGCGTTTCCGAGCAACTGCAGCAACATTTGCCTCTAGCTGTTGATCAATTACAACAATCACCGCATACGCCTATTCTTCTTGTTGCACCACAACTGAGGCCACTGATGTCTCGAATTTGCCGTATTGTCTCCAAAGAGCTCAAAGTGATAGCTTTTAGTGAGGTCCCTGAAGATAAGAGGGTAAATATCGTGGTCAATGTGGGCTAA
- the flhB gene encoding flagellar biosynthesis protein FlhB, which yields MAENDSSQEKSLDATPEKIRKARKKGDIFRSKELGSALAMLGTALGLKLFIPMMATHLEGLLSFNLRYSHKALFDNQRLLAHIGQAFCDFIGLVLPMLLLLKILSIAGGLLIGGLNFSAESLKPSAKKINPLSGFKRMFGMKSLVELVKSFFKVLLVCFTLYFVMRSDMPTILSLNRYPLDLALLQFNQLLWHGFFIMSLSLVLIAVLEIPYQRWEYYKKLRMTVQEAKDEYKEIEGKPEVKAQLRRRQKEMSRRRISQAVQDSNAVFVNPTHYAVAIRYKPEKDAAPVLVAKGVDFMAEQIRQEAQRHKTMVLTIPDLTRSIYYTTKLDQSIPVELYHAVALILVYVKRINEYQGGRGVKPSLPHYVIPDYLQY from the coding sequence ATGGCTGAAAATGACAGCTCCCAAGAGAAATCTCTTGATGCTACGCCGGAAAAGATCCGTAAGGCCCGAAAGAAGGGTGATATCTTTCGTTCTAAAGAGCTGGGCAGTGCATTAGCTATGTTGGGTACGGCATTAGGGCTGAAACTCTTTATTCCGATGATGGCAACTCACCTTGAAGGTTTGTTGTCGTTTAACTTGCGCTATAGCCATAAAGCTCTATTCGATAATCAACGGTTACTGGCTCATATAGGTCAGGCTTTTTGTGATTTTATCGGCTTGGTGTTACCAATGCTGCTGCTATTGAAAATTTTATCGATTGCTGGCGGCTTATTGATAGGTGGCTTGAACTTTTCCGCTGAAAGCTTAAAACCAAGTGCCAAAAAGATTAATCCACTGAGTGGTTTTAAGCGCATGTTTGGTATGAAATCTCTAGTTGAACTCGTTAAATCTTTTTTTAAAGTCCTACTCGTTTGCTTCACGCTTTATTTCGTTATGCGAAGTGATATGCCCACAATTCTCAGTTTAAATCGCTACCCACTAGACCTTGCTTTACTACAGTTTAACCAATTGCTTTGGCATGGTTTTTTCATTATGTCGCTAAGCTTGGTTCTGATTGCAGTATTGGAGATTCCTTATCAGCGCTGGGAATATTACAAAAAACTACGTATGACGGTTCAAGAGGCCAAAGACGAATATAAAGAGATCGAAGGTAAGCCTGAAGTGAAGGCTCAATTGCGTCGACGTCAGAAAGAGATGAGCCGTCGACGCATTTCTCAAGCAGTGCAAGATTCCAATGCTGTGTTTGTTAACCCAACACACTACGCGGTCGCGATTCGCTATAAACCTGAGAAAGACGCTGCACCTGTACTTGTTGCGAAAGGTGTAGATTTTATGGCAGAGCAGATTCGCCAAGAAGCGCAAAGGCATAAGACAATGGTATTAACTATACCGGATTTGACTCGTTCGATTTACTACACGACTAAGCTGGATCAGTCGATTCCAGTAGAGCTCTATCATGCGGTGGCTCTAATTTTAGTTTATGTCAAACGAATAAATGAATACCAAGGTGGTAGAGGGGTCAAACCTAGCTTGCCACATTATGTGATTCCCGACTATCTACAATATTGA
- the fliR gene encoding flagellar biosynthetic protein FliR codes for MFALTFAQLSTLIGQFWWPFLRILAALITMPIFSSVLISNRLKLLLAMFLTLLVGPFIHNVPAIDPFSLSAIGLTLQQLLIGVVFGFGLVLFFTIFTMAGQIVSTQMGLSLGSMNDPVNGVSVTVLGNIYQAAVILLFFKLNGHLLALQILINSFQQLPIGLTFFNSQQLMLIPHMAAWIFGSALLLILPAVTAMLLVNIAFGLMYRAAPQLNIYSLGFPMNILLGVVIIALTFNSLPSQFNQLFEHLLGLLNQLMGGR; via the coding sequence ATGTTTGCTCTAACCTTTGCTCAGCTAAGCACACTTATTGGCCAATTTTGGTGGCCATTCTTGCGGATTCTAGCAGCATTAATCACCATGCCTATATTCAGCTCAGTCCTAATAAGCAATAGGCTAAAACTGCTATTAGCAATGTTCCTGACTCTGTTGGTCGGCCCGTTTATCCATAACGTCCCTGCAATAGACCCATTTTCATTGTCGGCAATTGGCCTAACGTTACAGCAGTTGTTGATTGGTGTTGTGTTTGGTTTTGGTCTTGTACTGTTTTTTACCATATTCACTATGGCCGGTCAGATTGTTTCCACTCAGATGGGATTAAGCCTTGGCTCCATGAACGATCCAGTAAATGGGGTTTCAGTAACAGTATTGGGTAATATTTATCAGGCTGCTGTGATTCTGCTATTTTTCAAGCTTAATGGCCATCTACTTGCACTACAAATCTTGATCAATAGTTTTCAGCAATTACCTATAGGGTTAACGTTTTTCAATAGTCAGCAGCTGATGCTGATTCCTCATATGGCGGCATGGATTTTCGGTTCGGCTTTGTTGCTCATTTTGCCAGCTGTCACTGCTATGTTGCTGGTGAATATTGCTTTTGGCTTGATGTACCGAGCAGCTCCACAGCTCAATATTTATTCGTTAGGATTCCCGATGAATATCCTTTTAGGTGTCGTTATTATCGCCTTAACGTTCAACAGTTTACCATCTCAGTTTAATCAACTTTTCGAGCATCTTTTAGGCTTGCTTAATCAGCTAATGGGAGGGCGTTAA
- a CDS encoding flagellar biosynthetic protein FliQ, with the protein MDIQSGSIVFRQALWLASTLVTFVVLPGLLIGLVISLFQAATQVNEQTLSFLPKLLITFAAIGFGGHWMLYQLVNFCQHLFISIPQLIN; encoded by the coding sequence ATGGATATTCAGTCAGGTTCAATAGTATTTCGTCAGGCGCTCTGGCTGGCTAGCACTCTGGTCACCTTTGTAGTTCTACCGGGACTATTGATTGGCTTAGTGATCAGCCTGTTCCAAGCGGCAACACAGGTGAATGAGCAAACCCTATCGTTTTTGCCCAAGCTATTAATTACTTTCGCCGCAATAGGATTCGGCGGTCATTGGATGCTTTATCAATTGGTGAACTTTTGTCAGCACCTGTTTATAAGTATTCCGCAGTTAATTAACTGA
- the fliP gene encoding flagellar type III secretion system pore protein FliP (The bacterial flagellar biogenesis protein FliP forms a type III secretion system (T3SS)-type pore required for flagellar assembly.), with translation MKRYFLLTLVLLSLPAFADSVSNIVPAGLPLLSVTHTPTGDQYSVKMQILLLMTALSFLPAALLLLTSFTRIVIVLGILRQALGLQQSPPNKVLIGIALSLTLVVMHPVLNKIIKNAYQPYQENKISLVQAAQNAELPLRHFMLAQTRKTDLALMLNLAKMNEHTPLAKIPFTLVIPAYVLSELKTAFEIGFYIYIPFMIIDLVVSSVLMSMGMMMLSPLVISLPFKLLLFVVVNGWDLTFSSLAHSFGH, from the coding sequence ATGAAGCGCTATTTCCTACTAACGCTAGTATTGCTTAGTCTGCCCGCTTTTGCTGATTCTGTAAGTAACATTGTACCAGCTGGTTTACCTTTACTTTCTGTTACCCATACTCCGACAGGTGATCAGTACTCTGTAAAAATGCAAATTTTGTTGCTGATGACAGCATTGAGCTTTCTTCCTGCTGCTCTACTATTGCTCACCAGTTTTACCAGAATAGTCATTGTATTAGGCATATTGCGTCAGGCTCTAGGCTTGCAGCAGAGTCCTCCAAACAAAGTGCTGATAGGAATAGCGTTAAGCTTGACTTTGGTTGTGATGCACCCTGTACTGAACAAGATCATCAAAAATGCCTATCAACCCTATCAGGAGAATAAAATTAGTTTGGTTCAAGCTGCACAGAATGCTGAACTTCCGTTAAGGCATTTTATGTTGGCACAGACTCGGAAAACCGATTTGGCACTGATGTTAAACCTAGCCAAGATGAACGAACATACTCCACTCGCTAAAATTCCTTTTACTTTGGTGATTCCGGCCTACGTATTGAGTGAACTGAAAACAGCATTTGAAATCGGTTTTTATATATATATTCCTTTTATGATCATTGACTTGGTTGTATCAAGTGTTTTGATGTCAATGGGGATGATGATGCTTTCACCTCTGGTTATTTCCTTGCCTTTTAAGCTACTGCTTTTCGTTGTTGTAAATGGCTGGGACTTAACATTCTCTTCTTTAGCGCATAGCTTTGGGCATTGA
- a CDS encoding FliM/FliN family flagellar motor switch protein encodes MTDNASLDNIDSLLNDDDKLFDDLNDAILDGMEDPASSGLSRFVDIPVTLTLEVASTEISMGELMKVGPGSLIALDQDTNCQLQVKVNGKLIAYAEAVAIDNKFGLKITQLVEQSNRQNAI; translated from the coding sequence ATGACTGACAACGCTTCTCTTGATAATATTGATTCTCTGCTAAATGATGATGACAAACTATTTGATGATCTCAATGATGCTATTTTAGATGGAATGGAAGATCCAGCTTCTTCTGGGCTGAGCCGTTTTGTTGATATTCCAGTGACACTTACGTTAGAAGTCGCTTCTACAGAAATTAGTATGGGTGAGCTAATGAAAGTGGGTCCAGGCTCGTTGATCGCTCTAGACCAAGATACAAATTGCCAGTTACAGGTAAAAGTGAATGGTAAGTTGATTGCTTACGCTGAAGCGGTAGCGATTGACAATAAATTTGGCTTAAAGATCACTCAGTTGGTTGAACAATCAAATAGACAGAATGCAATCTAA
- a CDS encoding FliM/FliN family flagellar motor switch protein produces the protein MLFPQKYARLQSKSEQLSIRPLDLCNPGEREPNQFAMVKRFASQLVPRIKESLIKSFKIEPSIQYQVSRCQYLSGIQDEDYCCQIVDKKHSLSAAISISTAALQELAEIFFGGNSLSSNSERQISQTEIRLARRIANNLLEEISLGEWIKLDFSLAESAERGIALGYYYQQKFLIQLGSLNFNINLYWPAELFSVLDEKQDTASQSIAQVEPLLEEVTVKLNSVLSEKQISLSQLTNLKVGDVLLIRSPGVVDVLCGHKSLYKGQIVDHSGEKSLQIKQNLTIGFSHD, from the coding sequence GTGCTATTCCCTCAAAAATACGCAAGGTTGCAATCTAAGTCAGAGCAACTTTCTATTCGCCCTTTGGATCTTTGCAATCCCGGAGAACGTGAGCCTAACCAATTTGCGATGGTTAAACGATTTGCTTCTCAATTAGTTCCTCGTATTAAAGAATCGCTTATCAAAAGCTTCAAAATAGAGCCAAGCATTCAGTATCAAGTTAGTCGCTGCCAATATTTGTCTGGTATTCAAGATGAAGACTATTGCTGTCAGATAGTTGACAAGAAACACTCGTTATCGGCTGCTATTTCTATATCCACTGCAGCATTGCAGGAGCTAGCTGAGATATTTTTCGGAGGAAATAGTTTATCTAGCAATTCTGAGCGACAAATTAGTCAGACAGAAATCCGTTTGGCAAGGCGTATCGCTAATAACTTGCTGGAAGAGATAAGCTTGGGTGAGTGGATTAAACTTGATTTCAGTTTAGCTGAGAGTGCTGAGCGGGGAATCGCTCTCGGATATTATTACCAGCAAAAGTTTTTAATTCAGTTAGGTTCACTTAACTTTAATATCAACCTTTATTGGCCTGCTGAATTGTTTTCGGTGTTAGATGAGAAACAGGATACTGCGTCGCAATCGATCGCTCAAGTCGAGCCTTTGCTTGAAGAAGTGACCGTTAAACTCAACTCTGTGCTTTCCGAAAAACAAATCTCTTTATCACAATTGACTAACTTGAAAGTTGGCGATGTTCTACTAATTCGTTCTCCCGGAGTGGTGGACGTGCTTTGTGGCCACAAGTCATTGTATAAAGGGCAAATTGTCGATCATTCTGGCGAAAAATCACTACAAATAAAACAAAATCTAACTATTGGGTTCTCTCATGACTGA